ACGAAAGCGCTTCATCAGCAAAAGAGTAAGAGGATGTTGTGACTGCAAACAGGGGTGTAAAAAAATACAAAATAGGTCAGCAACGGAATGATTTTTTGTATTGGCAATCAAAAACTTACGAAGAGCGGTTGGAAGCCTTAGAGCAAATCCGAAAAGAATATAATTCATGGAGATATGGTGCTGACCAAGGATTACAAAGAGTTTATCGAATTGTTAAACGCTGGAGAGATAAGTAGTCCAATGGCAATTTTACCCCAATATTCTACCACTGTATGTCTGTCATCAAGATAAAATCGCAATCTATCCCGGCCGGTACGCTAATACAAAATGAAAAAATCTACCGAAATCCTGATTCTATTATTTTTGCTTCAGCCCATAGTCTCTTTTGCCATATCAAACGACGAATTGATTGAAGCCGCATTGGAAAGAACCCGGCATCAGGTGGCTTACGATGGCCGTTATTACGCCATCGAGTATCCAGGAGGCGATGTCCCGGCAGATGTCGGTGTCTGCACCGATGTTGTTATCCGGTCCTACAGGAAACTGGGCATCGATTTACAGGAGCTGGTTCACCTTGACATGAAAAGTCATTTCTCCGAATATCCTTCCGAACGCATCTGGGGATTGAGCAGACCGGACCCGAATATCGATCATCGACGCGTACCCAATTTGCAGGTTTTCTTTTCACGGCATGGTCAAAAACTAAGCGTAACGGATACCCCTCAAGATTATATTCCCGGAGACCTTGTCACCTGGATGCTTCCCGGAAACCTGACGCATATCGGTATTATAACCGATAAATACAACCCCAGAACAAATACCCCCAAAATTGTACACAATATCGGTCGCGGCCCGAAACTGGAAGATATGCTCTTCAGGTATCCAATCACCGGTCATTACAGGTATCTGCCATAGGGAGTGGGAGAATCCATGAAACAAACGATCCGTTTCGAGTCGCAGGGCGTCACATGTGCCGCGTGGTTGTTCCTGCCGGAAGGGGAAGGGCCATTTCCCACGGTGGTTATGGCGCATGGATTGGCTGCTATCAAAGAGATGCGGCTCGACGCCTATGCGGAAAGGTTCTCGGCGGCCGGTTGCGCCTGTCTGGTTTTCGACTATCGGTATTTTGGGGAGAGCGATGGACAGCCACGCCAACTGCTGGATATCGGAAAGCAGCATCGAGATTGGCTGTCCGCCATCGAATTTGTGCGCCGCCAGCCCAATCTGGACCGAAAAAAGATCGTTTTGT
This window of the uncultured Desulfosarcina sp. genome carries:
- a CDS encoding DUF1287 domain-containing protein codes for the protein MKKSTEILILLFLLQPIVSFAISNDELIEAALERTRHQVAYDGRYYAIEYPGGDVPADVGVCTDVVIRSYRKLGIDLQELVHLDMKSHFSEYPSERIWGLSRPDPNIDHRRVPNLQVFFSRHGQKLSVTDTPQDYIPGDLVTWMLPGNLTHIGIITDKYNPRTNTPKIVHNIGRGPKLEDMLFRYPITGHYRYLP